Below is a genomic region from Candidatus Gastranaerophilales bacterium.
GCATCAATTTTTGAAAAATTTTCACAAATAGATGCTTCTGACACAAGAAAAAAAGGTGGTATTGGTTTAGGTTTAACTATCTCAAAACTGCTTATTGAAAAAATGGGCGGAAAAATAGGTTACACTTCTTCTGACGGTCAAACAACTTTCTTCGTGCATTTACCGAAAGCAAATTAATAATTTTTATTTAAATACTCTTCAATATCAAATGGGAAACAAAATACAAAACTAACAAGTTCATCTAATCGTTTCTCTATTTTATCTTGGATATAAGGGTTCAAAGGATCGCTTGTCGCTATAGTGACCGCCCTTATAAACTTGCACAAAGGAAGAACATGATTTGATAAAATAAATTCTTTCCCTAATTTATTTACATATTGTTTATCAACCAGTGTATTCATAGGGTCTACATACGCAAATCCTAAATAATTACCCCATATTTCGCCCAGTTTTTGTTTTTCTATGCCACATTCGGTAATTATTTTTTTTGCAACTTCATAAGAATCCTGACTTCCCTCCATAAGAGTACCTATCAGAATTATATCAAGTCCTGTTTTATCTACCAAATATTCTAAAAACTCGGGTTTAAACATTGTAAACTCCTTTTGAAAATTCACTCCAAGCCTTTTGAATATAGGATGTAATATCTTCAGGAGTATTATTTTTCCTCAAAAAATGCGTAAATCCTTCAGCTTTTAATTGAGCCTCTATTTCAGAAGAAGTAGAAACGGTTAAAACAATGACACAAATCTTTGATAAATCTTGTTTGTACTGCATTAAAAAATCATTACCTTTTAAGTTCGGCATATTAATATCTAAAAGCAAAATATCAGGTTTTTTTTCAGAAATAACAGGATATAAAGCATCACCAGAGCTTACTTCTTCAATAACATCAAAGAAAATACTTTCTAATAATCCTCGAAGGAAATATCTTACAAATTCTTCATCATCTGCAATAACAACATCAGGCATCTACGCCCTCCTCAATTGTATTATGAATGGCTGAAACCAAAGAATCAAGATAATTATTCATTTTATCTTGTTCAATTTCAGTTTGCTGTTTTTTTATTGAAAGTAAATATTCTTCAAAAACACTAGAAGCATTATAGAGATTTTTAAAACCATACATGCCACCTGTACCTGTTATTTTATGGACAATGTCTAATAATTCCAAGCAAGTTTGCATGGTGTGTTCTTCTTGTTGGTATTCTTCAATTTGGACAACATCTTTTTCCAATTTTTTAAGATATGCCCTTCTCAACATTTTTATAGTATCCTTCAAATCAGCCATTAAATTAGCCTTCTTCCCAAATTTTAGAAATATTAGCGTATAGCTGAACTGGGTCAAACGGCTTTGTTATTATACCTAGAATACCAAGCTTTTTTAATGATTCAAGCTCATGAACTTGAGCCTTTGCTGTCATAAAAATAACCGGCACATTCTTTGTTGATTCTTTTTGTCTTAATTTTTGCAATGTAGTAGGACCATCCATCAGTGGCATCATTACATCCAACAAAACTAAATCGGGAGCATAATTATCTATTGTATCCAACAGAATTTGTCCGTTATCGGCGAATTCGATTTCGCAAGGACTCATCGCATCAATAGCAACTTTTACTATTGTTTTTATATCGTCTTCGTCTTCTGCGTACATAATTTTTTTAAGCTTAGCTATTTCCATCAGTACCACCTCCGGGTTTTTTCACTATTTTCTTTATTGTATCAACAAATTTGTCTTGCGTTATTTGTGTTTTTAAGATTACAGAATCAACTTTTTCTGCAAGTTTCTTATCAATATCGTACCCTGAAAAAATAATTATAAACGCATCTTTATTTAATTCTCCGCTTTTAATTATATCGACAAGTTCTTCACTTGTTCCGTCAGAAAGTTTGTAATCCAAAATTATCAAATCAAATGCATCTCTAAGAAGAATCTGTTTTGCCTCTTGAATAGTAGAAATAGTTGTCACCATTGCGGATTTACTAAGCATTGATGCAACGACTGTCGCCAAGTCTTTATCATCTTCTACGTGTAAAATTTTCGGCGTGCTCGCCTCTTTTGTTCGCAACAACCTATATACAATGTCTTTTAAATAATTATCTTCAACAGCTTTTTCATACCATTCAACTACTTTATATTTAGCAACTATTTTTGGGTCTCTTTTACTTGCAGACACAATAATAACAGGAATATTTTTTGTTTTTTCGCAAGCTTTGATTTCATCTAAAAACTCAAGTCCGTCTTTATCAGGCAACATCAAATCCAATGACATTAAATCATACTTTTGGGTTTTTAATCGCTCAAAAGCATCGTTTGCACTATGAGTAATTTCAACTTTATAATCCAATTCTTCAAATTTCTTTTTGATTAAATTTGCGGTAGTTTGATTATCTTCACAAACCAAAACTATGGGCGGATTTTCTATATTATATATTTCGGGGAAAGAAACTTTAAAAGAGGTATATTCCCCGACTTCTGAGTCATAAGTAATCAAACCACCCATTTGTTCTGTCATAAATTTACAGATATTAAGACCTAATCCGGTACCTTTTTTTTGATTATTCGTTTTATTAGTAATTTGATAAAAACTATCAAAGATTTTGTTGCCCACCGATTTTGGAATTCCATCGCCTTTATTTGTCACAACAACTGAAATTAAATTATTTTCACGAATAATATTAATAATGACATTCTCCCCGGAAGTGGAATATTTTGCAGCATTTGACAATAAGTTGGTAATTATTTGAATAAATTTGCCACTATCAACATTGATTTTCGTATCCTCAAGAGTTTTGTCCATAACGAATTTTACATTGTTTTGCAGTGCATAAGCCATATTTGAAACAACAGCTTCTTCAACCAAAGCTTTGACGTCAAACTCATCCATAACGAAATCCATTTTACCGGCTTTCATTTTTTCAAGATCTAACATGTCATTAATTAAATTTACAAGTCTAACGGCATTATTGCCGGCAATTTTAACTAGCTCTTTAGCTTTTTGAGGTAATTCGCCAACCATACCACTGCTGATAAGTCCAATTGCACCTCTAATTGACGTCAAAGGGGTTCTTAGCTCATGACTAATTATTGAAACAAAATTTTGTTTAATAACCTCAAGTTCTCGCTCTTTTGTAATATCTTCTAAAACTAAAAGATATTTCATTTTGTCATTAATATAAATAGTTCGACAAGTAACTTTCAAATCACGATATGTACCGCTTCTATGAATAGCTTTATATTCAATAGTAGCACCATTTACTAAAGGTTTTAAATTTCTTCTGACCAGAAAATCAATGAAAGGTTTCCCTATATATGTTTCTAAATCATAGCCTAAAATATTTTTCGCATCTTTATTGACATATTCAATAACTTTTCTGCTATTAGTCAAAATCACACATTCTGAGATATTCTCTAGAATAGTACGCATGTATTTTTCTTGGTCTTTTATAACTTGTTGATTAAACCTATAACAACTTGAAGGAACATTTAATTTATTATGAATAGCAATGGCAAAATCTTTGCAAGTAGGATATCCGCAAGATTTACAATTGATTTCTTGAGAATCTTTGGTTTTTTTCCTTATTTGAAGAAAAGCCTCTGCTATATCATTTTCATTTGGATTATGTATATTTACAAGTGCAGATTTATCATCATAAGAAATTAAAAAGTCATCTAAATTTAAAATCTCATCAAATTGCTTCACCATTGCTGCAAATTTGTCATAATCGACCACAAATTTGTCCTGATTTGCATGTCGTTGTTCTACTATCAATTCTTTTTGGTATTCATGAATAATAGAACTATGATAAGAATCAAAATTGACCATTGAACCAATGTTGCAACCATCTGAACAATTTAAGATATCTAAAAGTTTATAAGGCTTTTCTTCATCAGGATTTTCAGCAGAATAACGCAGATAATCATAAATGATTGAGGAACCTTCTATATGCCTAATTGTCATATCCGGACAATGATATTTAACATTATCTTTTAAACCGCCTGAACGTGAAAAGAATTTGCCCAAAAAGCCTTCAGTTTCATCAAAATTAACTTCTTCAAATTGAGATAAATCTATATTTTGCTCTTTAATATAGTCAAAAAATTTGTTGATTGTAATCGAATATTCAAATAATCCTTTATTTCCGAGTTTTAGCATCTCTTTACGTTTTGCGATACAAGGTGATATTAAAGCAAGAGAATCGGTATTTTTAAGATATTTTTTAATATAAATAGCAGAACAAGCAACCGGACTGTTCACAGGGATTAAATTTTTGATAAGTTTTGGTTCATATTTTTCGATAAAATCGACAACAACAGGACACGGCTGCGAAATCCAATATTGAGAATCATCTTGCTTTTCTATGAATTTTGCATATCCCCAACTTGTAATATCTGCACCAAAAGACACGTCATATATAAAATTAACGCCTAATGATTTCAAATATCCAAAAAACTTTTTATATTCTTTATACTTTATCGCAACAAAAGAAGGTGCGACCATCACATTTATTTTTTTCCCCAGAGATAAATCATGCAAAAAAGTATCAATGTCATCAACATATTCTCTGGCATGGTGATCACAAGCTTTTAAGCAATCTCCGCATGAAATACATTTATCATTATCAACAGTAATTACACGTTTGTTTTTTTTATCTATGGAAACACTGTTAGCATATTTCACAGGACACACTGCTATACATTTATTACATGCGGTGCATTTTTCAGGGTTTGTTTTAATTATACTCATTCATAATATTTCAAACAGAATACTAACTTTTCTCATTATAGCTAATTTTCATCAAATTACAAGGCTAAAACACCCTAAAAAGCATTTATATTTACAAGAAAAGGAAAATTAACTTCTTTTATATTCTATAAATCTAGTATTTTTGGGAATATTATGGATAATAGTATAAAATGCATTGTAACGGATTATGAAAACGTCATCTTATACGTTAATATCATTATAATTATATTAGAGGAAAGGAAGATATAATGAAAAAATTTTTATCGATTTTAATAATATTTTTTTTATCACTACCTGCTAATGCTACAACACTAATAGTCAAAAGCACAGAGTCTTTTTCTACTGTGCACCCGAAATCTAATATAAATCTAAAAGTAGTAAAAGCCGGAAAATATGGCAAAAGCTATTATTTCGAAAAAAATTCTATAATATATAGCACAGTTGTAAAAGTTACTGACCCCAAAAGAGGGAAACAAAACGCTTATTTCGTTTTAAAACCCACAAGGTATTCCCTTCCATCTAAAGGAAAAACTATCGCCATCAAGAACCCGAAACTTTACTTAAAAGTTGTCGGTTATAAACCAATGGACAAAAAAGAAACAGCTATCAAAGCCGGAGCTACTGCAGGAGGATTTATAGTAACAGGATTTACACAAGTATTTTGGTTCGGGAAAGGCGTTATTAAGCCTAAAAAGA
It encodes:
- a CDS encoding response regulator; amino-acid sequence: MEIAKLKKIMYAEDEDDIKTIVKVAIDAMSPCEIEFADNGQILLDTIDNYAPDLVLLDVMMPLMDGPTTLQKLRQKESTKNVPVIFMTAKAQVHELESLKKLGILGIITKPFDPVQLYANISKIWEEG
- a CDS encoding Hpt domain-containing protein, which translates into the protein MADLKDTIKMLRRAYLKKLEKDVVQIEEYQQEEHTMQTCLELLDIVHKITGTGGMYGFKNLYNASSVFEEYLLSIKKQQTEIEQDKMNNYLDSLVSAIHNTIEEGVDA
- a CDS encoding [Fe-Fe] hydrogenase large subunit C-terminal domain-containing protein, giving the protein MSIIKTNPEKCTACNKCIAVCPVKYANSVSIDKKNKRVITVDNDKCISCGDCLKACDHHAREYVDDIDTFLHDLSLGKKINVMVAPSFVAIKYKEYKKFFGYLKSLGVNFIYDVSFGADITSWGYAKFIEKQDDSQYWISQPCPVVVDFIEKYEPKLIKNLIPVNSPVACSAIYIKKYLKNTDSLALISPCIAKRKEMLKLGNKGLFEYSITINKFFDYIKEQNIDLSQFEEVNFDETEGFLGKFFSRSGGLKDNVKYHCPDMTIRHIEGSSIIYDYLRYSAENPDEEKPYKLLDILNCSDGCNIGSMVNFDSYHSSIIHEYQKELIVEQRHANQDKFVVDYDKFAAMVKQFDEILNLDDFLISYDDKSALVNIHNPNENDIAEAFLQIRKKTKDSQEINCKSCGYPTCKDFAIAIHNKLNVPSSCYRFNQQVIKDQEKYMRTILENISECVILTNSRKVIEYVNKDAKNILGYDLETYIGKPFIDFLVRRNLKPLVNGATIEYKAIHRSGTYRDLKVTCRTIYINDKMKYLLVLEDITKERELEVIKQNFVSIISHELRTPLTSIRGAIGLISSGMVGELPQKAKELVKIAGNNAVRLVNLINDMLDLEKMKAGKMDFVMDEFDVKALVEEAVVSNMAYALQNNVKFVMDKTLEDTKINVDSGKFIQIITNLLSNAAKYSTSGENVIINIIRENNLISVVVTNKGDGIPKSVGNKIFDSFYQITNKTNNQKKGTGLGLNICKFMTEQMGGLITYDSEVGEYTSFKVSFPEIYNIENPPIVLVCEDNQTTANLIKKKFEELDYKVEITHSANDAFERLKTQKYDLMSLDLMLPDKDGLEFLDEIKACEKTKNIPVIIVSASKRDPKIVAKYKVVEWYEKAVEDNYLKDIVYRLLRTKEASTPKILHVEDDKDLATVVASMLSKSAMVTTISTIQEAKQILLRDAFDLIILDYKLSDGTSEELVDIIKSGELNKDAFIIIFSGYDIDKKLAEKVDSVILKTQITQDKFVDTIKKIVKKPGGGTDGNS
- a CDS encoding response regulator transcription factor, whose product is MPDVVIADDEEFVRYFLRGLLESIFFDVIEEVSSGDALYPVISEKKPDILLLDINMPNLKGNDFLMQYKQDLSKICVIVLTVSTSSEIEAQLKAEGFTHFLRKNNTPEDITSYIQKAWSEFSKGVYNV